A genomic stretch from Halococcus saccharolyticus DSM 5350 includes:
- a CDS encoding NAD(P)/FAD-dependent oxidoreductase, translating to MTRVIVVGGGLAGLTAARHLARAGIDVQVFERRDTVGGRVRSRHEDGFVLDRGFQVLFTAYPAAKRELDLNALDLREFTPGATIARPGHRTVLADPLRDPGSLTDTLFNRDPTLRDKLRVLSLRREFAERDETELFVGEDRSIREFLADRGFSEPFVERFFAPFYGGITLDRNLSTSAAVFGYTFRMLAEGSIAIPADGMGAIPEQLADTARDQGARIALDTPVETIETPERGAGSIDTATDEVTVETGGETHTADAVVVATDPQSARDLTDVASIPTDARGCVTQYFSLPTYNALDTGRKLLLNAGEDGPNHVAPLSTVAPEYAPDAQTLLSATFLGDPDESDDELATQVERTLAAWYPERRFDDLVHRHTDRIPFAQIAQPPGFYRDTPAVDAPAGSVYLAGDHTRWSSIHATLDSGRAAARAVLDSE from the coding sequence ATGACTCGGGTCATCGTCGTCGGCGGGGGGCTCGCAGGGCTGACTGCGGCCCGCCACCTCGCCCGCGCGGGGATCGACGTCCAAGTGTTCGAGCGCCGGGACACGGTCGGTGGTCGTGTTCGGAGCCGCCACGAGGACGGGTTCGTGCTTGATCGCGGTTTCCAGGTGTTGTTCACGGCGTATCCCGCCGCAAAGCGCGAACTCGACCTCAATGCGCTCGATCTCCGCGAGTTCACGCCCGGCGCGACGATCGCGCGACCTGGCCACCGGACCGTGCTCGCCGATCCGCTCCGCGATCCCGGCTCGCTCACCGACACCCTGTTCAACCGCGATCCCACGCTCCGCGACAAGCTCAGGGTGCTCTCCCTCCGCCGCGAGTTCGCCGAACGGGACGAGACCGAGCTCTTCGTTGGCGAGGACCGATCGATCCGCGAGTTCCTTGCCGATCGGGGATTCTCGGAGCCGTTCGTCGAGCGGTTTTTCGCCCCGTTCTACGGCGGAATCACGCTCGATCGGAACCTCTCGACCTCGGCCGCGGTGTTCGGCTACACCTTTCGGATGCTCGCCGAGGGGTCGATCGCGATCCCTGCCGATGGAATGGGTGCGATCCCCGAACAGCTCGCCGATACGGCTCGCGACCAGGGTGCCCGGATCGCACTCGATACGCCGGTCGAGACGATCGAGACGCCCGAGCGTGGGGCTGGATCGATCGACACGGCGACCGACGAGGTGACGGTCGAGACCGGCGGCGAGACCCACACGGCGGACGCGGTCGTGGTCGCCACCGATCCGCAGTCCGCCAGGGACCTCACCGACGTCGCGTCGATCCCGACCGACGCCCGCGGCTGCGTGACCCAGTATTTCTCGCTGCCGACCTACAACGCCCTCGACACCGGGCGAAAGCTCCTGCTCAACGCCGGCGAGGATGGCCCGAACCACGTCGCACCCCTCTCGACGGTGGCTCCCGAGTACGCTCCAGATGCCCAGACCCTTCTGAGCGCCACCTTCCTCGGTGATCCGGACGAAAGCGACGACGAACTCGCCACACAGGTCGAGCGGACGCTCGCGGCGTGGTACCCCGAGCGCCGGTTCGACGATCTCGTCCATCGCCACACCGATCGGATCCCGTTCGCCCAGATCGCCCAGCCGCCGGGCTTCTACCGCGACACGCCGGCCGTCGACGCACCGGCAGGTTCCGTCTATCTCGCTGGCGATCACACCCGGTGGTCGTCGATCCACGCCACGCTGGACAGCGGCCGTGCGGCCGCTCGTGCAGTGCTCGATTCAGAGTAG
- a CDS encoding metallophosphoesterase, with amino-acid sequence MDAAFADRAIHLPESDALVLADLHLGRGASANVELPLSESDVPSRLAELCERFSPTEVVLAGDVLHSFDRLPDGVRETFHHVERTVEQAGARLIVTPGNHDTLLDAVWDGPTADEHRVGKTVVCHGHALPDTAAERYVVGHDHPAIRIEGQRRPCYLVGRSAAVAAEVVVLPSFTKLAPGVVVNQLGALDSPLVTDLDEFRPVVRDEDADETLEFPPLGTFRELL; translated from the coding sequence ATGGACGCGGCGTTCGCGGACCGGGCGATCCACCTTCCCGAAAGTGATGCGCTCGTGCTTGCGGACCTCCATCTCGGGCGCGGCGCGAGTGCGAACGTCGAGCTGCCGCTCTCGGAGAGCGACGTTCCGTCGCGACTCGCCGAACTCTGCGAGCGCTTTTCGCCCACCGAGGTCGTGCTCGCGGGCGACGTGCTCCACTCGTTCGATCGCCTTCCCGACGGGGTGCGCGAAACCTTCCACCACGTGGAGCGAACGGTCGAGCAGGCCGGAGCGCGGCTGATCGTCACACCAGGCAACCACGACACGCTGCTCGACGCAGTGTGGGACGGTCCGACCGCGGACGAACACCGAGTGGGGAAAACGGTCGTCTGCCACGGACACGCGCTGCCCGACACCGCAGCCGAGCGGTACGTCGTCGGTCACGATCATCCGGCGATCCGGATCGAGGGACAACGGCGGCCTTGCTACCTCGTCGGACGGTCGGCCGCCGTGGCCGCCGAGGTGGTCGTGTTGCCGTCGTTCACGAAGCTCGCACCGGGCGTCGTCGTCAACCAGCTCGGGGCGCTCGATTCGCCGCTCGTGACCGATCTCGACGAGTTCCGGCCAGTAGTTCGCGACGAAGACGCGGACGAGACGCTCGAATTCCCTCCGCTGGGTACGTTTCGAGAACTACTCTGA